Proteins encoded by one window of Crassostrea angulata isolate pt1a10 chromosome 9, ASM2561291v2, whole genome shotgun sequence:
- the LOC128162993 gene encoding uncharacterized protein LOC128162993: MELIRSCFYFGLFVCFGAQGFSFDDHLRIRTVQRNEGQDNCPTYERMGACMDGKVGDPPFNKTSDGTYVFAKNLFSRVCSLFTELSKCYKSFGLPDCDTPLPTYVKKSRDLANLICRNKDKWTSLLGCINKRTFQTAVTTWANSDNQQVNAENICSTANEKLNEFLQSTRTACGEEDYSTIKTLLSRNAFVFVSTFGIPRYPEQCDFQVEETPSSAL; the protein is encoded by the exons ATGGAACTCATAAGGTCCTGTTTTTATTTTGGCTTATTTGTCTGCTTTGGGGCGCAAGGTTTTTCATTTGATGATCACCTTAGGATAAGGACGGTTCAGAGAAATGAAG GTCAAGACAACTGTCCGACGTATGAGCGGATGGGAGCTTGTATGGACGGAAAGGTAGGCGATCCACCTTTCAACAAGACATCAGATGGAACATACGTATTCGCCAAAAATCTGTTTTCTCGTGTGTGCAG tttatttACTGAATTAAGTAAATGCTACAAAAGCTTTGGACTCCCGGACTGCGATACACCTCTGCCAACCTATGTCAAGAAGTCACGTGATCTAGCAAATTTGATTTGTCGTAATAAAGACA AGTGGACTTCGCTGTTAGGATGTATCAATAAGAGGACTTTTCAAACCGCAGTTACAACCTGGGCAAACTCAGACAACCAACAAGTGAACGCTGAAAATATATGCTC GACTGCaaatgaaaaactaaatgaattcCTGCAATCTACACGTACAGCTTGTGGAGAGGAAGACTATTCAACGATAAAGACGTTGCTAAGCAGAAATGCCTTCGTCTTCGTTAGTACATTCGGGATCCCGCGTTACCCCGAGCAATGTGATTTTCAAGTTGAGGAGACGCCTTCGTCTGCTCTGTAA
- the LOC128163934 gene encoding coiled-coil domain-containing protein 89-like isoform X2 — protein MSNTRNPKDIRGMVTSSERDVEDMKSNLDKLKNLSEDDKKENAMLRSRIDEQCQLIMILKQRADDVQGKTSTLERINKELIEFRGNAQEMLNAEIRKNTLLEKRFDELASNHQEMIKIKDEYKRSNQDLRLENSRLRDENARLFSGAIVEKDQLIADLEKKLASMKEQNSSQELRQRQSIQDLRAKEQELQREVDRLQEQYRTDLKALTSKLQDTEERLKGANYKLQNQMDDKRSADLESQTKLQSLVKEKDELLDLAMQRGKIIQKEQTENKRLQKKVEEMEKSVRSMEDKFEREAATVNSNLQVRKLRDELSSAETRCQEVMRDFEAFKKYSNTLLQKEKEINERLRHLAE, from the exons ATGTCGAATACGAGGAACCCTAAGGACATACGCGGGATGGTGACCAGCAGTGAACGG gaTGTAGAGGACATGAAAAGCAATTTGGATAAACTGAAGAATCTGTCTGAAGATGACAAGAAAGAGAACGCCATGCTGCGATCTCGAATCGACGAACAATGTCAGCTGATTATGATCCTTAAACAGCGAGCCGATGACGTGCAAGGCAAAACCTCCACCTTGGAACGAATCAACAAAGAGTTGATTGAATTCAGAGGCAATGCTCAAGAAATGTTAAACGCAGAAATACGGAAAAATACTTTACTTGAAAAACGCTTCGATGAGCTTGCATCAAATCATCAGGAAATGATTAAAATCAAGGACGAATACAAGCGCTCCAATCAAGATCTCCGACTAGAAAATTCTCGGCTCAGAGACGAAAATGCTAGATTGTTTTCTGGTGCAATTGTCGAAAAAGACCAACTCATTGCTGATTTGGAAAAGAAACTTGCCAGCATGAAGGAACAAAATAGTTCTCAAGAACTGAGACAGAG GCAGAGTATCCAGGATCTGAGAGCCAAGGAGCAGGAGCTACAGAGGGAGGTCGACCGCCTCCAGGAACAGTATAGGACTGACCTCAAAGCCCTGACCTCTAAACTGCAGGACACAGAGGAAAGGTTAAAAG GTGCTAATTACAAGCTGCAGAATCAAATGGATGACAAGAGGTCTGCAGATCTAGAGTCTCAGACCAAATTACAGTCACTGGTGAAGGAGAAAGATGAGTTACTGGACCTAGCAATGCAGAGAGGGAAGATAATACAG aAAGAACAAACAGAAAATAAGAGACTGCAGAAAAAGGTGGAGGAAATGGAGAAATCTGTTCGTAGCATGGAGGATAAGTTTGA aAGAGAAGCAGCCACGGTTAATTCTAATTTACAAGTTCGAAAGTTACGTGATGAGCTGAGCTCCGCGGAGACTCGATGTCAGGAGGTCATGAGG
- the LOC128162997 gene encoding GATOR complex protein MIOS-A-like has translation MSNLKVHWSPIHDDVFCTCSPNKILLYKVVHSAEKPTQKVPSMRQMSDTLWAVEQPKSIEMGMLKTVAWYPKPEPDNMLAIGLANGRVILNNFSGNSESDLIKKEFVPKHTRSCIYLNWNPVDSHLLAEGLEKYRNDSCINIWNIHHKPGNELGDRQRYSSSHSESSGAIHTPYVEIGGPSETTASFCWFKKEPRTFVTGMNTRYLRIYDLRDCTRPQNQTQTKMIRGASVDRQNEHRIATFNENHVSVWDVRNFDKPMLTFQEPKAVSMIRWCPTRKGYLGILSQDSLTVKIYDILHLPQTVGSEELDQYYSERTIKVLNSQIVSSFSWHPKQDSRLLTVTQQGLLRDLIVQEHIPFNWSVDSTLVTAHGKSMSITSFTKDNSIPQDIAVRMKERILQGYGLKSDIIWENVYAIKEEPELYGVWRWLSYAREMLEYNKQGQTFQRGMMGKHLGVKSILGLDVDDMATSHMTNMYWSSDFYRKLACVKQYHSAERSKALQLCGWGGDHHKPELLDTILHELQMDGKYAIAAAMALFNLQISKAIEILSTSKGQENTDLSTVAMAIAGYTEEKNTLWRKTCMSLLQKLEDPYLRAMFAFLTCDRENYEEILRHGWRKTEQGGMQLSDKVAFACIYLDNDKLKEYINRLTRKVIEAGNLDGLLITGLTPDGVSLISRFVDMTGDIQTAALLCVFSLPNEMSKDERVLNWIESYRELLDRWRLWHHRSKFDIIWRAGDNFRVISQAFVSCNFCGKSIACNMPVASRARPHNSYSAGTLTSTKPKISCCPGCRKPLPRCSLCLTHLGTPSGSALYTQKDKTTYSAKMTAIDDWFTWCQSCRHGGHASHLLEWFAEHSECPVTGCNCKCSTLDHTARLAAES, from the exons ATGAGTAACCTGAAAGTACATTGGTCCCCGATCCACGACGATGTGTTTTGCACATGTAGTCCAAACAAAATCCTACTGTATAAAGTGGTACACTCCGCAGAGAAGCCAACACAGAAAG TGCCGTCGATGAGACAGATGTCAGACACCCTCTGGGCAGTGGAACAACCCAAGTCTATTGAGATGGGGATGCTAAAG ACAGTAGCTTGGTACCCGAAACCTGAACCAGACAACATGCTGGCCATCGGACTGGCCAATGGGAGAGTTATATTGAACAA TTTCAGCGGTAATAGTGAGAGTGACCTAATTAAAAAGGAGTTTG TCCCCAAGCATACTAGATCCTGTATTTACTTGAACTGGAACCCAGTGGACAGCCATTTA CTTGCGGAGGGTCTGGAGAAGTACAGAAATGACAGCTGTATCAACATCTGGAACATTCACCACAAACCAGGGAATGAGCTTGGGGACCGCCAGCGATACAGTTCTAGTCACAGTGAATCCAGCGGCGCAATACACACACCATACGTAGAGATAGGGG GTCCCTCAGAGACGACAGCTTCTTTCTGTTGGTTCAAGAAGGAACCCCGGACATTTGTGACTGGAATGAACACTCGTTACCTCCGAATCTACGACCTTAGGG ATTGCACTCGGCCCCAAAACCAGACACAGACCAAGATGATACGAGGGGCCAGTGTGGACAGACAGAATGAGCACAGGATCGCTACCTTTAACGAG AACCATGTCAGTGTGTGGGATGTGAGGAATTTTGATAAACCT ATGCTAACATTTCAAGAACCGAAAGCAGTCTCTATGATTCGCTGGTGTCCAACAAG GAAAGGATACCTAGGTATTCTGAGCCAGGACAGCCTGACAGTCAAAATCTACGACATTCTCCATCTACCACAAACAG TGGGTTCTGAAGAACTGGATCAGTACTACAGTGAGAGAACCATCAAAG TCCTTAACTCTCAGATCGTGTCCTCCTTCTCCTGGCATCCCAAACAAGACAGTCGACTGTTGACTGTAACACAGCAGGGCTTACTGAGGGACCTCATAGTGCAAGAACACATTCCTTTT AACTGGTCCGTTGATTCCACACTTGTCACAGCCCACGGAAAGTCCATGAGTATCACCTCCTTTACCAAGGACAACTCCATTCCACAGGACATTGCCGTCAGAATGAAGGAACGCATACTTCAAGGCTATGGACTGAAG TCTGACATAATCTGGGAAAATGTGTATGCCATCAAAGAGGAACCTGAGCTGTATGGAGTGTGGAGGTGGTTATCAT atGCACGAGAAATGCTTGAATACAATAAACAAGGACAGACCTTTCAGCGTGGCATGATGGGAAAACACCTGGGAGTGAAGAGCATTCTGGGATTGGATGTGGATGACATGGCCACCTCTCATATGACTAACATGTACTGGTCCTCGGACTTCTATAGAAAGCTTGCCTGTGTGAAACAATATCatagtgcagaaag GTCGAAGGCGTTGCAGCTGTGTGGGTGGGGAGGAGACCATCATAAGCCAGAACTACTGGACACCATCCTACATGA ACTCCAGATGGATGGTAAATACGCAATAGCAGCTGCCATGGCCTTGTTCAACCTTCAAATCTCAAAGGCCATAGAAATACTCAGCACcagcaaaggtcaag AAAACACCGACCTCAGCACGGTTGCCATGGCGATTGCTGGTTACACAGAGGAGAAGAATACGTTATGGAGAAAGACGTGTATGTCGTTGCTACAGAAGCTGGAGGACCCGTACCTCCGCGCAATGTTCGCCTTCCTCACCTGTGACCGCGAAaattacgaggaaattctg AGACATGGCTGGAGAAAG ACTGAACAAGGTGGCATGCAACTCTCTGACAAGGTGGCCTTTGCTTGCATTTATCTGGACAACGATAAG CTCAAAGAGTACATCAACAGGTTGACAAGGAAGGTGATAGAGGCCGGGAACCTGGATGGACTACTCATTACAG GTCTGACCCCTGACGGAGTGTCCCTAATCTCCAGGTTTGTGGACATGACGGGTGATATACAGACGGCTGCCCTGCTGTGTGTGTTCTCGCTGCCCAACGAGATGTCCAAGGACGAGCGAGTGCTGAACTGGATAGAATC GTACAGGGAACTTTTGGATCGATGGAGACTCTGGCATCACAG ATCTAAGTTTGACATCATCTGGCGGGCCGGTGACAACTTCCGCGTCATCTCCCAGGCGTTTGTCAGCTGTAACTTCTGCGGAAAATCCATCGCCTGTAACATGCCCGTTGCTAGTCGTGCTCGACCGCACAACTCTTACTCAGCCGGAACACTGACGTCCACAAAACCAAAG ATATCGTGCTGTCCTGGATGTAGGAAGCCCCTCCCCCGATGTTCCCTGTGTCTGACCCACCTAGGGACGCCCTCAGGGTCTGCTCTGTACACACAGAAGGACAAAACAA CATATTCAGCAAAGATGACGGCCATTGACGATTGGTTCACCTGGTGTCAATCATGTAGACACGGAGGCCACGCCTCTCACCTGTTAGAGTGGTTTGCTGAGCACTCTGAATGCCCCGTCACTGGGTGTAACTGTAAATGTTCTACCCTGGATCACACTGCCAGGTTAGCGGCCGAGAGCTGA
- the LOC128163934 gene encoding coiled-coil domain-containing protein 89-like isoform X1, with the protein MSNTRNPKDIRGMVTSSERVTAFDMVDVHLVDSKSNKKDVEDMKSNLDKLKNLSEDDKKENAMLRSRIDEQCQLIMILKQRADDVQGKTSTLERINKELIEFRGNAQEMLNAEIRKNTLLEKRFDELASNHQEMIKIKDEYKRSNQDLRLENSRLRDENARLFSGAIVEKDQLIADLEKKLASMKEQNSSQELRQRQSIQDLRAKEQELQREVDRLQEQYRTDLKALTSKLQDTEERLKGANYKLQNQMDDKRSADLESQTKLQSLVKEKDELLDLAMQRGKIIQKEQTENKRLQKKVEEMEKSVRSMEDKFEREAATVNSNLQVRKLRDELSSAETRCQEVMRDFEAFKKYSNTLLQKEKEINERLRHLAE; encoded by the exons ATGTCGAATACGAGGAACCCTAAGGACATACGCGGGATGGTGACCAGCAGTGAACGGGTAACTGCTTTCGATATGGTCGATGTCCACTTGGTCGACAGTAAATCAAACAAGAAG gaTGTAGAGGACATGAAAAGCAATTTGGATAAACTGAAGAATCTGTCTGAAGATGACAAGAAAGAGAACGCCATGCTGCGATCTCGAATCGACGAACAATGTCAGCTGATTATGATCCTTAAACAGCGAGCCGATGACGTGCAAGGCAAAACCTCCACCTTGGAACGAATCAACAAAGAGTTGATTGAATTCAGAGGCAATGCTCAAGAAATGTTAAACGCAGAAATACGGAAAAATACTTTACTTGAAAAACGCTTCGATGAGCTTGCATCAAATCATCAGGAAATGATTAAAATCAAGGACGAATACAAGCGCTCCAATCAAGATCTCCGACTAGAAAATTCTCGGCTCAGAGACGAAAATGCTAGATTGTTTTCTGGTGCAATTGTCGAAAAAGACCAACTCATTGCTGATTTGGAAAAGAAACTTGCCAGCATGAAGGAACAAAATAGTTCTCAAGAACTGAGACAGAG GCAGAGTATCCAGGATCTGAGAGCCAAGGAGCAGGAGCTACAGAGGGAGGTCGACCGCCTCCAGGAACAGTATAGGACTGACCTCAAAGCCCTGACCTCTAAACTGCAGGACACAGAGGAAAGGTTAAAAG GTGCTAATTACAAGCTGCAGAATCAAATGGATGACAAGAGGTCTGCAGATCTAGAGTCTCAGACCAAATTACAGTCACTGGTGAAGGAGAAAGATGAGTTACTGGACCTAGCAATGCAGAGAGGGAAGATAATACAG aAAGAACAAACAGAAAATAAGAGACTGCAGAAAAAGGTGGAGGAAATGGAGAAATCTGTTCGTAGCATGGAGGATAAGTTTGA aAGAGAAGCAGCCACGGTTAATTCTAATTTACAAGTTCGAAAGTTACGTGATGAGCTGAGCTCCGCGGAGACTCGATGTCAGGAGGTCATGAGG